Proteins encoded together in one Neisseria lactamica window:
- a CDS encoding NADH-quinone oxidoreductase subunit M, which produces MFSNYLLSLAIWIPIAAGVLVLAAGKDSRAPLARVLAFVGALAGFLVTLPLFAGFDRLSGGYQFTEFHEWIPLLKINYALGVDGISVLFIILNAFITLLVVLAGWEVIQKRPAQYMAAFLMMSGLINGAFAAQDAILFYVFFEGMLIPLYLIIGVWGGPRRVYASVKLFLYTLMGSLLMLVAMVYLYYQTGSFSIVDFQNIKQIPLGVQQLLFAAFFLSFAVKVPMFPVHTWLPDAHVEAPTGGSMVLAAITLKLGAYGFLRFILPIMPDAARYFAPVIIVLSLIAVIYIGMVALVQTDMKKLVAYSSISHMGFVTLGMFLFVNGQLNDWALKGAIIQMISHGFVSAAMFMCIGVMYDRLHTRNIADYGGVVNVMPKFAAFMMLFGMANAGLPATSGFVGEFMVIMGAVKVNFWVGALAAMTLIYGASYTLWMYKRVIFGAIRNPHVAEMKDINCREFAILAVLAIAVLGMGLYPNAFIEVVHQAANDLIAHVAQSKI; this is translated from the coding sequence ATGTTTTCCAACTACCTACTCAGCTTGGCAATATGGATACCCATCGCCGCAGGCGTGCTGGTTTTGGCGGCCGGTAAAGACAGCCGTGCGCCGCTGGCGCGTGTGCTTGCCTTCGTGGGTGCGCTTGCCGGTTTCTTGGTAACGCTGCCCCTGTTTGCCGGTTTCGACCGTTTGAGCGGCGGCTATCAGTTTACCGAGTTCCACGAGTGGATTCCGCTTCTGAAAATCAACTATGCATTGGGCGTGGACGGTATTTCAGTGCTCTTTATCATCTTGAATGCGTTTATTACGCTGTTGGTGGTATTGGCCGGTTGGGAAGTTATTCAGAAACGTCCGGCGCAGTATATGGCCGCTTTCCTGATGATGTCGGGTTTGATTAACGGTGCGTTTGCCGCGCAGGATGCGATTCTGTTTTATGTGTTCTTCGAGGGTATGCTGATTCCGCTGTACCTGATTATCGGTGTATGGGGCGGCCCGCGCCGCGTCTATGCGTCGGTCAAGCTGTTCCTCTATACGCTGATGGGTTCGCTCCTGATGCTGGTTGCTATGGTTTACCTGTACTATCAAACAGGCAGCTTCTCTATTGTCGATTTCCAAAACATCAAACAGATTCCGTTGGGCGTACAACAGCTTTTGTTTGCGGCATTCTTCCTGTCATTCGCTGTAAAAGTGCCGATGTTCCCCGTGCACACTTGGTTGCCGGATGCCCACGTTGAAGCGCCGACCGGCGGTTCGATGGTGTTGGCGGCAATTACGCTGAAACTGGGTGCGTATGGTTTCTTGCGCTTTATCCTGCCGATTATGCCGGATGCGGCACGCTATTTTGCCCCTGTGATCATTGTATTGAGCCTGATTGCCGTGATTTATATCGGTATGGTGGCTTTGGTGCAAACCGATATGAAAAAACTGGTGGCATACTCTTCCATCAGCCATATGGGTTTTGTCACTTTGGGTATGTTCCTGTTTGTGAACGGCCAACTGAATGACTGGGCATTGAAAGGCGCAATCATTCAAATGATTTCCCACGGTTTTGTGTCTGCCGCGATGTTTATGTGTATCGGCGTGATGTACGACCGCCTGCATACCCGCAATATTGCCGATTACGGCGGCGTGGTCAATGTGATGCCTAAGTTTGCGGCGTTTATGATGTTGTTCGGTATGGCCAATGCCGGTCTGCCTGCAACTTCCGGCTTCGTGGGCGAGTTTATGGTGATTATGGGCGCGGTCAAAGTGAATTTCTGGGTCGGCGCGTTGGCTGCCATGACTTTGATTTACGGTGCGTCTTACACCCTGTGGATGTACAAACGCGTGATTTTCGGCGCGATTCGCAATCCGCACGTTGCCGAAATGAAAGACATCAATTGCCGCGAATTTGCGATTTTGGCGGTTTTGGCGATTGCTGTTTTGGGTATGGGTCTGTATCCGAACGCGTTTATCGAAGTGGTGCATCAGGCGGCAAACGATTTGATTGCCCATGTGGCGCAAAGCAAGATTTGA
- the nuoN gene encoding NADH-quinone oxidoreductase subunit NuoN, which translates to MNWSDLNLMPALPEIVLFALLVLLLLADLWVSDDKRRLTHYGALATVAVTAAVQLAVWEQGSTSSFNGMYIADGMSRLAKMVLYALTFAMFVYAKPYNQTRNLFKGEFYTLSLFALLGMGVMVGAGHFLTAYIGLELLSLALYALIALRRDSGFAAEAALKYFVLGALASGLLLYGISMVYGATGSLEFATVLANSYNEQANVWLLKLGLVFIVVAVAFKLGAAPFHMWVPDVYQGAPTSVAALAGTLPKIAAVVFAFRILVTGLGTVHQDWSPMFALLAAASLLVGNLAAIMQTNIKRMLAYSTISHMGFILLAFMAGAVGFAAGLYYAVTYALMAAAGFGVLMVLSDGDNECENIGDLAGLNQHRVWLAFLMLLVMFSMAGIPPLMGFYAKFGVIMALLKQGHVWLSVFAVVMSLIGAFYYLRVVKVMYFDESDRARPAAAGNNAAKFLLSVNALLLVLWGIMPQTVIDWCAKALENTL; encoded by the coding sequence ATGAACTGGTCTGATTTGAATTTAATGCCCGCGTTGCCCGAAATCGTGCTGTTTGCGCTGCTGGTGTTATTGTTGCTGGCGGACTTGTGGGTCAGTGATGACAAACGCCGTTTGACGCATTACGGCGCGCTGGCAACGGTGGCGGTTACGGCGGCGGTGCAGCTTGCCGTTTGGGAGCAGGGCAGTACGTCTTCATTCAACGGGATGTATATTGCGGACGGTATGTCGCGTTTGGCAAAAATGGTTTTATATGCTTTGACGTTTGCCATGTTTGTTTATGCCAAGCCTTATAATCAAACGCGCAACCTGTTTAAAGGCGAGTTTTACACCCTGTCGCTGTTTGCCCTTTTGGGTATGGGCGTGATGGTGGGCGCGGGGCATTTCCTTACCGCCTATATCGGTTTGGAGCTGCTGTCGCTCGCACTTTACGCCCTGATCGCCCTGCGCCGCGATTCCGGCTTTGCCGCCGAAGCCGCTTTGAAATATTTTGTTTTGGGTGCTTTGGCTTCCGGATTATTGCTTTACGGCATTTCTATGGTTTACGGCGCGACCGGTTCGCTGGAATTTGCCACAGTATTGGCAAACTCGTATAACGAACAGGCAAATGTTTGGCTTTTAAAACTGGGTTTGGTGTTTATTGTCGTCGCCGTCGCGTTCAAGCTGGGTGCGGCGCCGTTCCATATGTGGGTGCCCGATGTCTATCAGGGCGCGCCCACTTCCGTCGCCGCGCTGGCCGGCACGCTGCCGAAAATTGCCGCCGTCGTTTTCGCCTTCCGCATCCTCGTTACCGGCTTGGGTACGGTGCATCAGGACTGGTCGCCGATGTTTGCCCTGCTTGCCGCCGCTTCGCTGCTGGTCGGTAACCTTGCCGCCATCATGCAGACCAATATCAAACGTATGCTCGCCTATTCCACTATTTCACATATGGGCTTTATCCTGCTGGCGTTTATGGCGGGCGCGGTCGGTTTTGCGGCGGGGCTGTATTACGCGGTAACTTACGCGCTGATGGCGGCGGCAGGGTTCGGCGTGTTGATGGTGTTGTCGGACGGGGACAACGAGTGCGAAAACATCGGCGATTTGGCAGGGTTGAACCAACACCGCGTATGGCTTGCCTTTTTGATGCTGCTGGTTATGTTCTCTATGGCGGGTATTCCGCCGCTGATGGGCTTTTACGCCAAATTCGGCGTGATTATGGCGCTTTTGAAACAAGGCCATGTATGGTTGTCGGTGTTTGCCGTCGTGATGTCGCTGATTGGCGCGTTCTACTACCTGCGCGTGGTCAAAGTCATGTATTTTGACGAATCCGACCGCGCCCGCCCTGCCGCAGCCGGCAACAATGCCGCAAAATTCCTCTTGAGCGTCAACGCGCTGCTGTTGGTGCTGTGGGGCATTATGCCGCAAACCGTTATCGACTGGTGCGCCAAGGCGCTGGAAAATACGCTGTAA
- a CDS encoding polyprenyl synthetase family protein has product MNPTNDLKAWQQRAQAQTELLLERFLPSENEIPHTLHEAMRYAVLDGGKRLRPMLVLAASELGESVADAVGQAMAAIEMIHAYSLVHDDMPAMDNDSLRRGKPTCHVKYGEATALLTGDALQTQAFDVLSRPTELPAARQLAMLSVLAKAGGSRGMAGGQAIDLANVGRQMPQADLEQMHSLKTGALIRAAVVLGSMSCPNLSEDSLAILDDYAAKLGLAFQVIDDVLDCEADTATLGKTAGKDADNDKPTYVKLMGLEAARPYAHKLVAEAVALLEPFGNKALRLRQLAEFTIARTY; this is encoded by the coding sequence TTGAATCCGACGAATGATTTGAAAGCGTGGCAACAGAGGGCGCAGGCACAGACAGAGCTGCTGCTGGAACGCTTTTTGCCGTCTGAAAACGAAATCCCGCACACGCTGCACGAAGCGATGCGTTATGCGGTTTTAGACGGCGGCAAGCGTCTGCGCCCTATGCTGGTTCTGGCGGCTTCGGAATTGGGCGAGTCCGTGGCGGATGCGGTCGGACAGGCAATGGCGGCAATCGAGATGATTCACGCCTATTCGCTGGTTCACGACGATATGCCGGCGATGGACAACGACAGCCTGCGCCGGGGCAAACCGACCTGCCATGTGAAATATGGCGAAGCCACCGCGCTACTGACCGGCGATGCTTTGCAGACGCAGGCGTTTGACGTATTGAGCCGTCCGACAGAACTGCCCGCCGCACGCCAGTTGGCGATGCTGTCGGTGTTGGCAAAAGCGGGTGGAAGCAGGGGTATGGCGGGCGGTCAGGCAATCGATTTGGCAAACGTCGGCAGGCAGATGCCGCAAGCCGATTTGGAACAGATGCACAGCCTGAAAACAGGTGCGCTAATCCGTGCGGCGGTTGTATTGGGGTCGATGTCTTGCCCGAATCTGTCTGAAGACAGTCTGGCGATATTGGATGATTATGCGGCAAAACTGGGGCTGGCGTTCCAAGTCATCGACGATGTGTTGGATTGTGAAGCGGACACGGCGACTTTGGGCAAGACGGCGGGCAAAGACGCAGACAACGACAAGCCGACTTATGTGAAACTGATGGGCTTGGAAGCGGCGCGCCCATACGCGCACAAACTGGTTGCCGAAGCGGTCGCGCTGCTCGAACCCTTCGGCAATAAGGCATTACGGCTCAGGCAGCTTGCCGAATTTACGATTGCGCGCACATACTGA
- a CDS encoding NADH-quinone oxidoreductase subunit J, protein MTFSAILFYILAAIVLYGAVRTVTAKNPVHAALHLVLTFCVSAMIWMLMQAEFLGVTLVVVYVGAVMVLFLFVVMMLNIDIEEMRAGFWRHAPVAGVVGTLLAVALILILVNPKTDLAAFGLMKDIPADYNNIRDLGSRIYTDYLLPFELAAVLLLLGMVAAIALVHRKTTNPKRMDPADQVKVRADQGRMRLVKMEAVKPQVESAEENEVSDDLKPEGEGKA, encoded by the coding sequence ATGACTTTTTCCGCGATTCTGTTCTATATCCTTGCCGCCATCGTTTTGTACGGAGCGGTTCGTACCGTTACAGCTAAAAACCCTGTCCACGCCGCTTTGCATCTGGTGCTGACCTTCTGCGTGAGCGCGATGATTTGGATGCTGATGCAGGCTGAGTTTTTGGGTGTGACGCTGGTGGTGGTTTACGTCGGCGCCGTGATGGTGTTGTTCCTGTTCGTCGTGATGATGCTGAACATCGACATCGAGGAAATGCGCGCCGGTTTTTGGCGGCACGCGCCGGTTGCCGGCGTGGTCGGTACATTGTTGGCGGTTGCCCTGATTCTGATTTTGGTCAACCCGAAAACCGACCTGGCCGCATTTGGTCTGATGAAAGACATTCCCGCCGATTACAACAATATCCGCGATTTGGGCAGCCGTATTTATACCGACTACCTGTTGCCGTTTGAATTGGCGGCGGTATTGCTGCTGTTGGGTATGGTGGCGGCGATTGCGCTGGTTCACCGCAAAACTACCAATCCGAAACGAATGGATCCAGCCGACCAAGTTAAAGTGCGCGCCGACCAAGGCCGTATGCGTCTGGTGAAAATGGAAGCGGTCAAACCGCAAGTCGAATCTGCCGAAGAAAACGAAGTTTCAGACGACCTCAAGCCGGAAGGGGAGGGCAAAGCATGA
- a CDS encoding DUF2818 family protein — MTVSMYILLLLALIFANAPFLTVRLFGIVPLKRKHFGHHLIELAAGFALTAVLAYILESRAGSVHDQGWEFYATAVCLYLIFAFPCFVRRYFWHTRNRE, encoded by the coding sequence ATGACCGTATCGATGTACATCCTTTTGCTGCTTGCCTTGATTTTTGCCAATGCCCCGTTTCTCACTGTCAGGCTGTTCGGCATTGTTCCGCTCAAGCGCAAACATTTCGGACACCACCTGATCGAGCTGGCGGCAGGTTTCGCGCTGACCGCCGTTCTTGCCTACATCCTCGAATCCCGTGCGGGATCGGTACACGATCAGGGTTGGGAGTTTTACGCCACAGCCGTCTGCCTGTACCTGATTTTTGCGTTTCCCTGTTTTGTGCGGCGGTATTTCTGGCACACGCGCAACAGGGAATAG
- a CDS encoding subtype B tannase, with protein sequence MNALNKTILSVSVALGLSACASVKTADIYDLDFSKQKYTEQSIEVNGQTIKFRAYENVVYVRNPVDTRYEIINIYVPEAYYNGGEIDGFNAETAPIFLPNQIGGYMPAEPGKPALEGKRGEPENGQKSPNAALVALSEGYVVASPGARGRTEPTGKAPAAIVDLKAAVRYLKANDKAMPGDAEKIISNGTSAGGAMSALLGATADQKDYENHLKALGAADGSDKVFAVSAYCPITDLDHADMAYEWQFNGVNDYKKMNISMLDYRVKRELVAGTLSDDEKKLSDLLKPLYPAYLNSLNLKSPEGKPLTLDAQGNGSFKNHIAGLLAQSAQTQLDAGKDLSDRAWLTVRNGKVVSVDFDAYAKAAGRQKTPPAFDGVDLSAGENQLFGTEKVDKRHFTAFSMQHNTAANAEIADEETVKIMNPLNYIGKPGVSLPQNWRIRVGTNDRDTSLAVSAVLAAKLQNNGYTVDYALPWDVGHGGDYDLDELFAWMKQVSRAAK encoded by the coding sequence ATGAATGCCCTAAACAAAACCATCTTATCCGTTTCTGTCGCTCTAGGATTGAGCGCCTGCGCTTCCGTCAAAACCGCAGACATCTACGACCTAGACTTTTCCAAACAAAAATACACCGAACAAAGCATCGAAGTGAACGGTCAAACCATCAAATTCCGCGCTTACGAAAACGTGGTGTACGTCCGCAATCCTGTTGATACCCGTTACGAAATCATCAATATTTATGTACCCGAAGCCTATTACAACGGCGGCGAGATAGACGGTTTCAACGCCGAAACCGCACCGATTTTCCTGCCCAACCAAATCGGCGGCTATATGCCCGCCGAACCGGGCAAACCCGCTTTAGAAGGCAAACGCGGCGAGCCTGAAAACGGCCAAAAATCGCCCAACGCCGCCCTGGTTGCCCTCTCCGAAGGCTACGTCGTCGCATCCCCCGGCGCACGCGGCCGGACAGAACCCACCGGTAAAGCACCCGCCGCCATTGTCGATTTGAAAGCCGCCGTCCGTTACCTGAAAGCCAACGACAAAGCCATGCCCGGCGATGCCGAAAAAATCATTTCCAACGGCACAAGCGCGGGCGGCGCGATGTCCGCCCTCTTAGGCGCAACAGCCGACCAAAAAGATTACGAAAACCACCTCAAAGCCTTAGGCGCGGCAGACGGCAGCGACAAGGTTTTCGCCGTATCCGCCTACTGCCCGATTACCGATTTGGACCATGCCGACATGGCTTATGAATGGCAGTTCAACGGCGTTAACGACTACAAAAAAATGAACATTTCCATGCTCGACTACCGCGTCAAACGCGAGCTGGTCGCCGGCACGCTGTCCGATGACGAGAAAAAACTGTCCGACCTCCTCAAACCGCTGTACCCCGCCTATCTCAACAGCCTGAACCTGAAATCCCCCGAAGGCAAACCCCTGACGCTGGATGCCCAAGGCAACGGCAGCTTTAAAAACCATATCGCCGGTCTGCTCGCCCAATCCGCACAAACCCAGCTTGATGCAGGCAAAGACCTGAGCGACCGCGCTTGGCTGACCGTCCGTAACGGCAAAGTCGTCTCCGTCGATTTCGATGCCTACGCCAAAGCCGCCGGCCGCCAAAAAACACCGCCTGCCTTTGACGGCGTAGATTTGAGCGCGGGCGAAAACCAACTCTTCGGCACAGAGAAAGTCGACAAACGCCACTTCACCGCGTTCTCCATGCAACACAATACCGCCGCCAACGCCGAAATCGCGGACGAAGAAACCGTCAAAATCATGAACCCGCTCAACTATATCGGCAAACCGGGCGTAAGCCTGCCGCAAAACTGGCGTATCCGCGTCGGCACCAACGACCGCGACACCTCACTGGCAGTCTCCGCCGTCTTAGCCGCCAAACTGCAAAACAACGGCTACACCGTCGACTACGCCCTGCCTTGGGATGTCGGCCACGGCGGCGATTATGACTTGGACGAACTGTTTGCCTGGATGAAACAGGTCAGCAGAGCTGCAAAATAA
- the nuoK gene encoding NADH-quinone oxidoreductase subunit NuoK: MITLTHYLVLGALLFGISAMGIFMNRKNVLVLLMSIELMLLAVNFNFIAFSQHLGDTAGQIFVFFVLTVAAAESAIGLAIMVLVYRNRQTINVADLDELKG; the protein is encoded by the coding sequence ATGATTACCTTGACGCATTATTTGGTATTGGGCGCGCTCCTGTTCGGTATCAGCGCAATGGGTATCTTTATGAACCGCAAAAACGTACTGGTATTGCTGATGTCCATCGAGCTGATGCTCTTGGCGGTGAACTTCAACTTTATCGCCTTCTCGCAACATTTGGGCGATACCGCCGGACAGATTTTCGTATTCTTCGTACTGACCGTTGCCGCTGCCGAATCCGCCATCGGTTTGGCGATTATGGTGCTGGTGTACCGCAACCGACAAACGATTAATGTTGCCGATTTGGATGAGTTGAAAGGGTAA
- the fic gene encoding protein adenylyltransferase Fic produces the protein MPSENPIGKTMKSIDEQSLHNARRLFESGDIDRIEVGTTAGLQQIHRYLFGGLYDFAGQIREDNISKGGFRFANAMYLKEALVKIEQMPERTFEEIIAKYVEMNIAHPFLEGNGRSTRIWLDLVLKKNLKKVVNWQNVSKTLYLQAMERSPVNDLELRFLLKDNLTDDVDNREIIFKGIEQSYYYEGYEKG, from the coding sequence ATGCCGTCTGAAAACCCGATAGGAAAAACGATGAAATCCATAGACGAACAAAGCCTGCATAATGCCCGCCGCCTGTTTGAAAGCGGCGACATTGACCGTATCGAAGTCGGTACCACCGCGGGCCTGCAACAGATTCACCGTTACCTGTTCGGCGGCTTATATGATTTTGCGGGTCAAATCAGGGAAGACAACATTTCCAAAGGCGGTTTCCGTTTTGCCAACGCCATGTATTTAAAAGAGGCTTTGGTTAAAATCGAGCAGATGCCCGAGCGGACTTTTGAAGAAATCATCGCCAAATATGTTGAAATGAACATTGCCCATCCGTTTTTGGAGGGTAATGGCAGAAGTACCCGCATCTGGCTGGATTTGGTGCTGAAAAAAAACCTGAAAAAAGTCGTAAACTGGCAAAATGTAAGCAAAACCTTGTATTTGCAGGCGATGGAACGCAGTCCCGTCAACGATTTAGAACTGCGCTTTCTGTTAAAGGATAACCTGACTGACGATGTGGACAACCGTGAAATCATCTTTAAAGGTATCGAGCAGTCGTATTATTACGAAGGGTATGAAAAAGGCTGA
- a CDS encoding exodeoxyribonuclease VII small subunit → MSKWRGFNRKGNTMKKNAPKSFEEALSRLESLTQSMQGEMPLEDALAAYQEGNELVRYCQTKLAQVEQKLQVLDADGPKELNLESDE, encoded by the coding sequence ATGTCCAAGTGGCGGGGTTTCAACCGAAAAGGAAACACGATGAAGAAAAACGCACCGAAATCGTTTGAAGAAGCCTTGTCACGCCTTGAATCGCTGACGCAGTCTATGCAGGGCGAAATGCCCTTGGAAGACGCGCTTGCCGCCTATCAGGAAGGCAACGAACTGGTCAGATACTGCCAAACCAAGCTGGCACAAGTCGAACAGAAATTACAGGTTTTGGATGCGGACGGGCCGAAGGAGTTGAACCTTGAATCCGACGAATGA
- the nuoL gene encoding NADH-quinone oxidoreductase subunit L — protein sequence MNDMTLYLIIALVPLAGSLIAGLFGNKIGRAGAHTVTILGVAVSAVLSAYVLWGFLNGSRAKFDENVYTWLTMGGLDFSVGFLVDTMTAMMMVVVTGVSLMVHIYTIGYMHDEKVGYQRFFSYISLFTFSMLMLIMSNNFIQLFFGWEAVGLVSYLLIGFYFKRPSATFANLKAFLINRVGDFGFLLGIGLVLAYFGGSLRYQDVFAYLPNVQTATIQLFPGVEWSLITVTCLLLFVGAMGKSAQFPLHVWLPDSMEGPTPISALIHAATMVTAGLFMVSRMSPIYEMSSTALSVIMVIGAITALFMGFLGVIQNDIKRVVAYSTLSQLGYMTVALGASAYSVAMFHVMTHAFFKALLFLAAGSAIIGMHHDQDMRHMGNLKKYMPVTWLTMLIGNLSLIGTPFFSGFYSKDSIIEAAKYSTLPGSGFAYFAVLASVFVTAFYAFRQYFMVFHGEEKWRSLPEHHDDHHGEEHHGLGKNDNPHESPLVVTLPLILLAIPSVIIGYLAIEPMLYGDFFKDVIFVNADAHPTMHIMKEEFHGALAMVSHSLTSPVLYLAAAGVAAAWLLYVKLPHLPAKIAQAFRPVYVLFENKYYLDALYFNVFAKGTRALGTFFWKVGDTAIIDNGIVNGSAKLVGAVAAQVRKAQTGFIYTYAAAMVFGVLVLLGMTFWGLFR from the coding sequence ATGAACGACATGACTTTATATCTCATCATTGCCCTCGTGCCTTTGGCAGGCTCGCTGATTGCGGGTTTGTTCGGCAATAAAATCGGACGTGCCGGCGCGCATACGGTTACGATACTCGGTGTGGCGGTGTCCGCCGTGCTGTCGGCTTATGTGCTGTGGGGATTCCTCAATGGCAGCCGTGCCAAGTTTGACGAAAACGTCTATACCTGGCTGACAATGGGCGGCTTGGATTTCTCCGTCGGCTTCTTGGTCGATACGATGACGGCGATGATGATGGTCGTGGTAACGGGCGTGTCGTTGATGGTGCATATCTACACCATCGGCTATATGCACGATGAAAAAGTCGGCTACCAACGCTTCTTCAGCTATATTTCTTTGTTTACATTCAGCATGTTGATGCTGATTATGAGCAACAACTTCATCCAGCTCTTCTTCGGCTGGGAGGCTGTGGGCTTGGTGTCGTATCTCTTGATCGGTTTCTATTTCAAACGTCCAAGCGCAACATTTGCCAACCTGAAAGCCTTTCTGATCAACCGTGTCGGCGATTTCGGCTTTTTGCTCGGTATCGGCTTGGTGCTTGCCTATTTCGGCGGCAGCCTGCGCTATCAAGATGTATTCGCTTATCTGCCTAATGTTCAGACGGCCACCATTCAATTGTTCCCCGGTGTGGAATGGTCTTTGATTACTGTAACCTGTTTGCTCCTGTTTGTCGGTGCGATGGGTAAATCGGCACAATTCCCGCTGCACGTCTGGCTGCCTGATTCGATGGAAGGCCCGACCCCGATTTCCGCATTGATTCACGCCGCAACCATGGTTACGGCGGGTTTGTTTATGGTGTCGCGTATGTCGCCGATTTATGAGATGAGCAGCACCGCGCTGTCTGTCATTATGGTGATCGGCGCGATTACCGCCCTGTTTATGGGCTTCTTGGGCGTGATTCAAAACGACATCAAGCGCGTGGTTGCGTATTCCACCCTGTCGCAACTGGGCTATATGACCGTGGCTTTGGGCGCGTCCGCCTATTCCGTGGCGATGTTCCACGTCATGACCCACGCCTTCTTTAAAGCCTTGCTGTTCTTGGCGGCAGGTAGCGCGATTATCGGTATGCATCACGACCAAGATATGCGCCATATGGGCAACCTGAAAAAATATATGCCGGTTACTTGGCTGACTATGCTGATCGGCAATTTGTCGCTGATCGGTACGCCGTTCTTCTCCGGCTTCTATTCTAAAGATTCGATTATCGAAGCAGCGAAATACAGCACCCTGCCGGGCAGCGGCTTTGCTTATTTTGCCGTCCTTGCCAGTGTGTTCGTTACCGCTTTTTACGCATTCCGCCAATACTTTATGGTGTTCCACGGCGAAGAGAAATGGCGCAGCCTGCCCGAACATCATGACGATCATCATGGCGAAGAACATCACGGCTTGGGCAAAAACGACAATCCGCACGAAAGCCCGCTGGTTGTTACCCTGCCTTTGATTTTGCTTGCGATTCCGTCCGTCATCATCGGCTACCTTGCCATCGAGCCTATGCTTTACGGCGATTTCTTCAAAGACGTGATTTTCGTCAACGCCGACGCGCATCCGACCATGCACATCATGAAGGAAGAGTTCCACGGCGCATTGGCAATGGTGTCGCACAGCTTGACATCGCCTGTTTTGTATTTGGCGGCTGCCGGTGTTGCCGCCGCGTGGCTTTTGTACGTCAAACTGCCGCACCTGCCCGCCAAAATCGCGCAGGCGTTCCGTCCGGTTTACGTTTTGTTTGAAAACAAATACTACCTCGATGCCCTGTATTTCAACGTTTTCGCCAAAGGCACGCGCGCATTGGGTACCTTCTTTTGGAAAGTCGGCGATACCGCCATTATCGACAACGGCATCGTCAACGGCTCCGCCAAACTGGTCGGCGCGGTTGCCGCGCAAGTGCGTAAAGCCCAAACCGGCTTTATCTACACCTACGCCGCCGCTATGGTATTCGGCGTATTGGTACTGCTCGGTATGACCTTCTGGGGATTGTTCCGATAA
- the nuoI gene encoding NADH-quinone oxidoreductase subunit NuoI: MANLVKTFLLGELVKGLGVTLKNFFARKDTIYFPEEKTPQSVRFRGLHAQRRYPNGEERCIACKLCEAVCPAMAINIESEEREDGTRRTKRYDIDLTKCIFCGFCEEACPTDAIVETHIFEYHGEKKGDLHMTKPILLAIGDKYEAEIAKRKAADAPYR, translated from the coding sequence ATGGCTAACTTAGTAAAAACCTTTCTGCTTGGCGAGTTGGTAAAAGGCTTGGGCGTAACGCTCAAAAACTTTTTCGCCCGCAAAGACACGATTTATTTCCCCGAAGAGAAAACGCCGCAATCCGTGCGTTTCAGGGGTTTGCACGCGCAACGCCGTTATCCGAACGGCGAGGAACGCTGCATCGCGTGCAAATTGTGCGAGGCGGTGTGTCCGGCAATGGCGATCAACATCGAATCGGAAGAACGCGAAGACGGCACGCGCCGCACCAAGCGTTACGACATCGACCTGACCAAGTGCATCTTCTGCGGTTTCTGCGAAGAGGCGTGTCCGACCGATGCGATTGTGGAAACCCATATTTTCGAATACCACGGCGAGAAAAAAGGCGACTTGCATATGACCAAGCCGATTCTTTTGGCAATCGGCGACAAATACGAAGCTGAAATCGCCAAACGCAAAGCCGCTGACGCGCCGTATCGTTAA